cagacctgggaggggtggggcgggcagggcAGCCACGCTGGCTCCTGACCGCGGATGTGTGAGGTACAGTCAGTGCCACGCCACCTCCAGTGACTGCCAGGAGAACCGGGGGGAACACCTTCACAATTTTCTCACTGAACTTTGAGCTTCCCTGTGAGTTTTTCAGCTCAGAATTGAATATGGGTGAGAATATCTTTCTCTGACCTAAGCCTTGGAATAAATAAAACCCAGCAATTGGAAGAGGAGGCCGTCGTTCCTTGGTCAGCACTGCTTGGCCGTTGTGTGCTGAGCCGCGTACCTGGAAGGCTCAGACAGCAGTCAAGTGCAGTACCGCCTGACGGTCGTCCTGGGCCGAGGTGCTGGGGGCCCCTCGGCTTGCCCTGCCCCGGCTCGCCACTTTTAGACCTTCCGGTAGGTCCAGAGGCCAGCTCCACGCGGTCATTTCCAGCAGGCAGGCCAGCCCTCCCCGAGAGGCTAAAGGAGGGGTTGTGTAAGAGGGAGCAGGCAGACACCTTAAAAATACTGGAGCATTCGGGCTCTGACGTTACGTGCGTACGTGGTGGCACAGAGCCTGAGCTGTGTGCTGCTTGAATCTTGCAGCAGTTCGGAAGTGTCCTTGGAGCCGTGGGCCTGGGACTGAGGGAACTGCGCAGCTGATGGTGGTCTCAGACGCTCCAGTACCAGGAGGGGCAAAGCTCTGCCTTCTTCCAGCCCCAcagcaggcagcccctccccccaccccactcctgtggcccctccccccaccccactcctgtgGCGCATCTGGACTTTTTAAGTATTAGATTTACCCTCAGTCCTGCCACGCACCTGCAGCTGAGTGCGAGGCCCCCTTGCAGCCTGCCTGGGAGAGGCCGTCTTTGCTGAGCGAGCTCAGTGTGAGGAGCGGGGGGAGCTGACCGCCAGCGGTAGACACAAGCGCCGCGTCCTGTTCCTGCAGAAGAGCTGGAAGCAGGCTGCACCCGAGGCTTCTGCGGGGGAAGATGTGTCTTTTCTGTGGGTGAGGGCTTGGCTGAGGGGCCTCCCACGCCAGGGAATGCAGGGAAGCAAGCAAGTGGCTCGTGGCAGTGGCTGCGCCCGGTGTTGAGGTCAGCCCGCAGCAGCGGGACTGCACGCCTGTGTAGGCCTACGGGGCGCCCTGAGACACTGAGGGTTACCCTGGGCCACGGCAGGGAGCGGCCACAGGGCAGAGCTGGCAAGGCCTTTCCCTGTCCAGAGTGCCCCGCACCCAGGGCTGATGGGGACCTCAGGTCATGACCCAGACTGGTGACCGCTGAAAGGCACATGCGCTCACCCGTCGCCTTCGGGACCGGGCTCACGAGGAGCCGCGCCGGCGCCCTGCTCACCCACGCTGCGCCTGCTGCATCCACCTCGGGTCCTAGTCGAGTTGTTGTCTCTCAGTCTAAAAGTGTAAAAGAGAAACCCCCTGCATAATATGCAGAGCTCATTGAAGACTGTTACCTTAGGTAAAAACACTGTATGAAATTGTATGAATATTAACTTGCAgtggaaatcaaaagaaaaatccacatgtatttatttcctttttaaaattttcatcttaaCTTGAATAAATTTCATAAAGAGCCTTCCTAACATGAAATATTGGTAAATTTTTAACTCTTGCAATAATTAATGAAGCTTTAAAAATGTCAGTGTTGTTGCTTTATAAACTTAAGATCATGTTTCTGTTTCACTGCTTTGTTTTAGCTGTTCCCTTGTCACTGTCACAGCTGAAGAGGTTCACTACGTACTTGGTATTCTGACGTACTTTTTGAGGCTGTCCTCTGTATATTGACATTAAATAAACATGCGAGTGAATTGTAAATGTAGATAACTCTCAGTAATCATTTTCACATCTGAGCTTTAAAAAGTCTCAGTGAACcaaaaagaaaagctttcaacGCTGTGACGTTGAGGCTTGTACGTGTTTGCAGAACTAGAAGCCACGGAATTGCTACCTCTTAGGGCCGGTTCTGAGCCCCACAGCAGCAGCTCCCTGATGGCCGTGAGTGTCACGGGCACCGTGGCCGCACCTGTGCTGAGGCGGGGGGGCAGGACCGGAGCtgacctccagccccagccagcagcgggagagggcagagggctcCAGCGGGCCTCTGCTGAGCTCTCTTCCTGGGCCTGGGCGGCTGCTGTGGTTTTAGTTGGGAACGCTTTGCCTGAGGCTTGAGATGGCTGTGGCGGCCGCCCTGGCCCAGACACCGGCCGAGCAGGCCGTCTCTGTCGTCTGCTGAGGACTGTGGTCCCTCCCTCTCCACAGGGCCCGGGCCCCCATCCCCGAGACCTTCAAAGTCACAGGTGATGACAGGGCTGCGCTGAGCTGCCCACGGCGCTCCCACGTGTCACTTCCTCCGAGCCCTCTCCAGGGGTGGGTTCCAGAAGCTTCCCTGTGGTCTGCAGCACCTCCCCCCCATGCTGAATTGTGTTCAGGTCGCTCTGCGCCCGGTTCTGCCTGACCCGTGGGGATGGGGTGTATTTTGCTCGCCCTGCAGATCCCTAGGTAGACAGCAAGGCATTCATTTTGCTTAGAGAAAAAACATGTTGATCTTATAGAAATAACGAGTTTGTACCTTCACAAAAGCAGGTAGCTCACCATTCTTCCACGTACCGCTGCCCATGGAAATAAGTGGTGGCGTCTGAATTGGTGGGGTCCCCCCCCCACCAAGCCACaggcctctctcccctcctgtgTCCGAATTCTTCCGGTGAGGACAGCATGGACAGGGTCCTCCTGGAAGTGACTCAGGGTAGAAGGGCTGTAGGAAGAGGCAGTGGGGTCtgttcctcctgcccccagccgaGGGCTCACACAGGAGTGTGCACACTTCCCGTGCGCCCGGGGCACTGGGACCCTTccctctgctgttgcccaggggCTGAAAGGACATCGCCGCTGGGCCAAGTCCAGGGCCTCCTGGGGAGCATGTGTGTCCAGGCTAGCGAAAGGGCACGGCCAGCtgcccagcaggagccagggtggCAGCGCAGGGCGGGCGGCACAGCCGAGCTTGGGCCGCACCCCGTCTGCTTCCCGCACCAGGCCCCTCTGCGCCTCGGagttcagcagcagcagcagctctggccaGCTGCCCTTTGGCGCTTTCACTGGGACTTTTGTGCAGCGAGAGTGCTGGGATTATCGCGGGTTGGCGGTTCAGGAAAGcgcagccagggccagggttcTTAATGCAGGGGTGCGCCTGGCACACGGCTTGCACCGGGAGGGCCTCGGGGCCGGCCAGCACCGGGGCTTCCCATGAGAGCTTTGTCCGTCTGTCTGCAGGAGACCTGTCCAGGGCGAGCTGGCATGTTACTGCTTTACAGCCACGTGACCAGAGAGGCCCTTGAACATCCCCAGGATGGTGGGCGATGAGGCGGCCTCCAGCACCCGGCTGTCCCCGGAGGGTATGTTCCCTCCACCCTGAGGGTGGGCCGGCAGACCAGGGGAGGGGAGCTGCTCACCACTAGAGcaggtcccccccaccccgacttCAAGCCACCTCTGTGCCTTAGATCCTTGCTGTTCACCACAGCAGTCACGAACGACGTGCGCCACGGAGCCCCCAGGGTGGGGCCGGTCGGGGTCGCTGTCCGTGTCAGTTACTCGGCAAAGCTTTGCAGAGACACCTTAGTAACTTTCCTGTTGCTGATGTGGAACGTGTTCGGTGGAGATACTACAATTACTTCATCTTTGGAAAAGCTGTTCAGGGTGCAGCTTGCGTTCCCTCCCGGCCCCCGACAGCGGGCCCCCCCTCAGCCTgcggccaccacctgtgacgggAAGCCCCGTGGCGGAGGGGCGCCTCTCTGGCTGTCCCCAGGCTGGGTCGCAGGGAGAAACAGAGCACCTCCTGCCCCTGGTGGGAACAGGAGGGGCTCCTCATTTGGTAGATCTGAGTCTGCTTCTGGACggttggaaaggcagagcctcCCAGGGGGCGTCCGCCTCGGGGCCCTGGCTGCCCGCGCTGCCCgcgctgcctcccctccccgtcCCGGGCCTGTGACTTGGCGGGAGCGCAGGTGCACAGACTCCAGGCCACAGAAGTCAGGATGCGGTTTTGCCTGTCATGGGTCCCAGAGGAAAAAGAGCTCCCACAGATCCCACCGCAGCTGCCTGCTTCCTGGCCTTGTCCTGGTGAGAGTCCAGCTGCGAGGTGGGAAGTGTGCACAAGCCCCCGGAGAAGCAGCGAGGTGCAGGTCGATTTCAGGTCGCGGCCCCGGCAGGCTCCGCGGTGGACAGTGCACACACTCCGGTCGAAGCCCTCTCAGGACAGCTTATGTGCTGACCACTGCACTAAGGCACGGACACCAGACTGCTGCGACCCGTGCCTCCCAGCGAGAAGTGCGCACAGTGTGACTGCTCTGGGCTCTGGAAGGGGTTGAGCCTTAGGCTTGTCTAAGCTCGGGCCCTGAGGGGACAGGTCCCACCTGTTGTGACAGATGCACAGCCATCTGAATCGTCCTggtcccaccctctctccccacATCCAGCCTCAGGGACTCCCCGTGCCCCGGCCTGGACCCTGTGCACCGGAGAGCTACGGCCAGAGGCTGCCACCTTCACGTGGCCACACAGAAAGCAAGAAGCCCAGGAggaaaatgccttttaaaaagcCACTGGACGCTGTCCTTGGCAGGGCAGCCCTGGCTCCGAGGGGCGGGGTGCGCTGTCCACACCCTGGGCCAGTGAAATTCCAGAGGACCCAGGCTGCCCCCAACACCAGGCTGCCCTGCCTTTTCTCCTGCGTGGTGCTGaggctccagggctgggggcgCCCCGCGGCGATGCCTCTGGGTGATGCCTGTGGACGCCGGAGTCTGCAGCAGGGTGAGCTGTGGCGGCAGGGCTGCCCAGTGTCTTGCTGGATTAATGGAAACTGCTTTGTTCGCAGGGCTTATTGTCATCCCCAAGCCAGGCCAGTTCTCCAGGTGGAACTGTAGTGTAGAGACCCCGCTGCAGCTCGCACACTCCCCGGACGCGGCCTTGCCGGAGCGACGGCGGCGGAGCCGGCGCCGCGCGCCGGAGAACCTGCTTCCCTTTCAGACCGGGCTTTCGGAGCTGCAGTGAAAATAAGAAATGGCGTATTCTTGCTTTTTACCCTAAAACTCAATGTAATTAAATGTCACGTATGTGTGGAGTACAGGCCTGTGCACACAGTGTAACACAGACTGTCCCAGACAAGCGGGCCCCGCGGTTCTGCGGTTAGAGATAGGCCTTGGCCCTGTTTGGTTTTGCACTGCTTCTTTTTATACCTGAGTGGTCAGGACAGCCCAGCGCGCGTGCGGAGCTGTCACTTTCTGACCTAAATGTGTGAATTCAGGAAGACGGATGCTGCaatcatagattttaaaaaattgtttgcacTTAAAATAGTTTAGCGCTGATAGAAAAAGACTTTGCATTTGGGTGTGACGGACTCACGGCCCTCGCGCTGTGCAGGCGCCCTTTTTATGTGTTGACTTTATTTTAATACTGTGGTTTCCAATGCAATGAACTCTGtattatatgtataaataatgTAATTCTGCAATTGGGGGAATAGTTACTCCACTGATAATTTTCATCATTTAAGAGTGATATTTCTAATTcacaaaaaattaatattaaaactaTCTTGAATATACCACTTGTTTATCTTCGTGAAGTTGGCTCAGTTTTTAACAGAGTTTTTGGTTAATGGAATTACCCTGACCCTTTTCCGCCGTGTTCCTGGAGGGCTCCGGAGGTCAGTGTCAGGTTGAAGACCACGTGACTGCCCATCCGCAGCCACGCAGGGCGGCCACGCTGTCCACTGCTCACTTTTTCTCAGCTTAGCGTCCCATTGTGTGTCTCCGAGAGCCCGTGACTCCGTATCCCACGGTTTCTGACGGTGAGTAGGAAACGGCTCTGTTACGTGCTGGGAGACGTGAAGCAGCGGCGGGGACTGCCCGCGGGCTGTGCGCAGGTGCCCTCTGCCCGCCAGCTCCCTGGAGCCGAGCCCAGGCCCAGAACGCGCCAGCCGGCGCCCAAGGCACAGCGCTCTGAGGGATCTCGTTCAGCTTGGGGCACCTCCAGGTCGTCTCGGGCCTTGGAGAGGCCGGCTAGGTGTTCGTCATTTCTGTGAATGGTCCACGTGGAAGGACCGGTCACAGTCGGGCCACGGGGGCTGACCCCGCTCCGTGACTCCAGCTGCCCCCAAGGCCTGTTCTCTGGGACGTGCCCTGTGGTGTGAGCCTTCCAGAAAGTGAATACGAAATACTAAAGTCTCAGTAACAAAAACTGGTTTCAGAGTCCAAGAGTTCCGTGCCCActgcttcagtccccagatgcgTGGGGCTGGGCCGGGTTGAAGCTGTGCCACACACTCGATCCGGGTCTTTGATGTGGGTGGCTAGGACccaactccagtgtgggacgccagcatcccaagcagctgctttttttttaagttattttattaattttaaatttacagagagagagagagagagaattggtcttccatccactggctcactccccagatggctgtaacggccggagctgccccgatccgatgccaggagcttcttccaggtctcccacgtgggtgcaggggcccaaagacttgggccatcttctactgctttcccaggccatagcagagagctggattggaaatggagcggctgggactagaaccggcgcccatatgggatggcggcgcttcaggccagggcgttaacccgctacgccacagtgccggccccccaagcagcttcttaagcACTACAAATGCACGCGCGTCAGCAGGTTCTAATGAAACCGAGCTCATGAAACACACTTAGGAACGGGCTTCCTGCCGACACCAGGTGTGTGCACATTTTAGGCAGCTGACTGCCGACTGCAGGCTCTGTTCCGGGTGTCAGGGACCCCGCCCGTGCGGGGCCAGATGCCTGCAAGTGAGCCACAAATGCCTTTGGAAATCACGTCTGGAACTTCCCCTCTAGCCATCCCCTCACtcattctgtctcttcctgtctggaGGAAGCCACAGGAGGGAATCTAACTGACAGCAAGGCGGGATTTACCTGTGTGAAAATACtggacttggggccagcgctgtggcgcagcaggttaacacgccctggcctgaagagctggcatcctatacgggcaccggttctagtcccggctgctccttttccagtccagctctctgctatggcctgggaacgcagtgaaagatggcccaagtccttgggcccctgcacctgcatgggagaccggaagaagctcctggctcctgatcagcacagctccgaacattgcggccatctggggagtgaaccatctgaagacctttctttctctctctctctctctgcctctcctctatctgtgtaactctgactttcaaataaataaataaatcttttaaaaaatatattggacagctggagttggcactgtggtgtagcggataaagccgccgcctgcagtgccggcatcccatatgggcaccagttcgagtcctggccgctccacttcgatccagctctctgctgggcccctgcacccacgtgggagacccagaagctcctggtattggattggaccagctccggccactgcggccattttggggagtgaaccatcagatggaaaacctctctctctttggaactctgcctttcaaataaataaaaattttttctaaaaaaaataataataatactggaGTACTAGGGGCCGGTACTgtcatagtagattaagcatctgcctgtggtgccagcatgccacatgggcatcgggtcgagtcctggctgctccactgcccatccagctctctgctaatgacctgggaaaccagtggcagatggcccaagtgctggggcccctgcacccttgtggaaagacccccgaggaagctcctggctcctggctttggatcggcacagctcctccggctgttgtagccatttagggagtgaaccaatggactgaagacctgtctctctctctagctctttcaaacaaataaatttttaaaatacacatttacatattggagtgctgctgCTCACTGCATTtgcagctccctgtcaatgcgcCGGGAAGGTagcaggagacaggagaagcacgtggggcctctgccacccacactggagaccagatggagttccagttctggctttgtcctggcccagtaactgctggcagccatttggggagtgaaccagaggccaGGAAGTTATcactgtgtgtgtcactctgcctttcaaataaaccaatctttttaaaaaatgtagggctagcattgtggctcagctgtgtagcatcccatgtaggcgctggttcaagtcctggctgcgccatgTCTGATGcagttcctgccaatgcacctgggaaagctgaaggtgacccaagtacttgggctcctgcacccacatgagacccggatatggagtcccaggctccgggctttggcccggcccatccccagctcttgcagccatttggggagtgaaccagcagatagaagacctctgtttctccctctttctaccactctgcctttcaaataaatacgtgtgataaaggggagggggcagcactgtggtgcagtgggctaagccgccacctTTGATGCTGACATCCTGCAGTcgtggctggttcaagtcccagctgctccacttccaaacttgccccctgctgatgcacctgggaaagctgtggaggatggcccaagtgcttggggctctgccacccttttgggagacccggaagaagctcctggctcctggctcccacctggcccagcctcggctggggaggaaccggcagatggaagctcaatctctctctgcctccccgcccaccctgggtaactctcaaataaacaaatcttttaaagcatttgttttaaaggtttgtttatttatttgaaagagttacacagagagagaaggagacggagggagggtggaagggagaggtagggagaggtgtgggggagagggagagagagagagaggtcttccatcgatggttcactcccccaactggctgcaacagccagagctgcaccaagccaaagccaggagccaggagcttcttccaggtctcccattcgggtgcaggggccccaggacttgggccaccttctactgctttcccaggccacagcagagctggatcagaaatggagcagccgggacaggaaccggcgcccatatgggacactggcactacagggggtggctttacctgctatgccacagtgctagcaaaacattttttaaattaaaaaaaaaggggggggggatgcagAACTTTGAGCCCTTTCCCTTCATAGCTGACACCCTGGCAGGGGAAGAACTCTGGTAAATGCAGACATGTGGTACTCTGTGAGTGTGCCCAACTTAGAGCCGGCGCTCCGAAGACGGGTCTCGGGCAGCCTCCCCTGCCAGCTCCCAGGCAGCGTGCCCGTCTCGCGGGCCCCTGCCTTTCCTGCCACCTGCGTGCCCGTGACCTGGCTGCAGCTCTCAGGCCCTCACAGGAATGGCAGACACCCCGGTCAGGCCCTGCAGCCACACCAGGCTCTGAAACGggtgcagcaggaagctgctCCCTGGCCTCCCCGCCCACGCCAGCCTCACTGCTGGTCCTGCATCTGCTCCTCTTGGGCTCCGGTGCCCCCGCGGGGCCCAGGTTGGGTGCTCCGCCCCTCGCTTTCCTGTGTCCGCCCCTGGGAGCGGGAcgcaggcaggaggaaggggccaCGGGTTCGTCTCCACAGAGGGAACGGGGAGAGTGAACCCTAGCCTGGAAGTCTAGCTTTTTTCGTATTGTTCAGTTTGAGATGAGAAGGAGGAACATGCACTCGGTCACTGTCTGCAGGCCTCGTGTTTGGAAAAGACCCTTCAGGCAACTCGCCTGGGGCAGCTCTCGGGGCGCAGCCGGGCGCCCGGGACAGGCCAGGCCTGACTTTATTCCTTTATGGAGTTTGCAGTCTCTGGACACAGTCTGTTACCCTAAGACGCTAGAGCATGATGAGGACAGAGGTGCTCACTCTTTAATAGAATCAGGGGTGGGCGCGGGCAGCGTGGGGGGCCGCCAGAGTGCACAGgtgcctgcaggtggaggctgacatcagaccccaccccaggccacgCTGCATGCAGCCCAGGCCCTGTTTTGGTTCACACAAACTTACAAATCCCCCTCTCCCTCAAGCTCTTCCTTTGGGACAATGAGGCCAAGGGAAGGTGGTTCCCCAAGGGAGCGCCCACGGCTTTGGGGTGCACGTGCAGGCAGGCCAGCCCCGCAGTCTGCAGCCCCAGCCTCCGCCCCCCGCTGCTCAGCACCCGCCACCTTTCCTGTCGATGGCGGGCAGGCGCCAGGGCTTCAGGTGAGGCTTCGCGTCCCTGCGGGCGTCCCTCTGTGAAGGGAAGCGGGGACACTGAGTCGGGGCTGCGAGGGCCCCGCGGGCAGCCCGGGGAGCGGCTGCGAGGAGCTACCTGCTTGTCGGGCCCGCGGCGCTGCAGGGGTCTCAGCCGGGGCACCGTCCCGCTCGCCCCCCAGGCAAACGCCGAGGGCAGCGCGGGGCTGGAGTGCGAGGATAGTTTGGTCGCTGCCGGGAGCTGCAGCGGGGGCAGCTCCGTGACGTAGCCTGGGCCTGCTCTCCGGGGCTGGGCGTCCTCTTGCTTCAGGGCCGCCTTCTGGAAACAAGGGAGGGCCAGTGAGCCTGCAGCGGCCGCCCACGCACACCAGGAAGCCGACGCAGGCTCCTTGCACCGCCGCGGCCCAGCTGTGCCTGCAGCACACACGGCCCGGAGTCCCAGGACGGCCTGCAGGAGGCAGAACTCACACCCAACCTCCCAGACGGGGCGTGTCCTCGGACTGGGCCACCCTGGTGCACCCCCTGCAGTCAgcacccgggggtggggggtgggggtgctgagaGAGGCGGCCTCACGTCACAAAGGTGACACACGGTGACGTGACAGGTGACCGTGGCCTCCGGCTCTCACGCCGCTACCTTGCGCCCAAGCCTGCCTGTGCCTGCTAAGGCTCCTGAACTACAAGTGGCGTTGGCACTGTTTGGGAAAAACATGTTTGCCACTGTGAAAACTGTGGAATGTAAAAGGCAGGATCCAGTCTGCCCGGAacacagccccacagccccacagccccccTGGGCAGCCGTGTGTGCCCATCCGGCCCGGATGTGACTGGAGCTGAGGCCTTGGGGTAAGTGCCCCAAGGGGGGCCCAGCAGAGAGCACtgtgggcagaggcaggaggtgagGTGAGGCAGAAGACAAAGGTGGCCCCGGGGCTTGCTGGTGGCGTGGTTTGTACCACGGGGTGGGAGCCcacggggctggggtctgggaagcAGAAGGGGACCTGCTTGCCCCCTCGAGGGGAGGTCATGGGAGGGGCACAGGGAGGAAGTGAGTCTGGGGGGAAGCCCGGGAGAGGGGGTCCCTGCGAGTTTGCCTTTCGGACATCCAAGTGGTGGGGACGCAGCAGCCAGGCTACAGGCCTGTACTGCATGCAGTACAAAGGttttgggcaccaaaataaacacctttgaACTTCACTTTTCCGCGTGCTGTTTGGAGTGCCCTCGGCTCTGTCTCAGCTCACAGGGAGGACGCCCACACAACAtctgggttcaggtcccggctgtgcTCGGAGTCCAGagaccccagctgcctgccagcaAGCCCCCGGAAGCAGCACGTGCCTGCCCCAGTACTGGGCTCCCCCCAGCCACTCGAGACCCACAGGGAGTTCCAGgcgcccagctgcagcctggcccagcccccgcccacacggcttctggggagtgaaccagcttgcCAGCTATTGCTTGTGTCTGCTTCTGTCTCCGCCTCTCAAACTAAGACACAAGGTATGAAATCCGTGTTGGGAAGGCCGCGTGACATCAGGATGACAGAAC
The nucleotide sequence above comes from Oryctolagus cuniculus chromosome 20, mOryCun1.1, whole genome shotgun sequence. Encoded proteins:
- the MOK gene encoding MAPK/MAK/MRK overlapping kinase isoform X10, which encodes MNFDFPFKKGSGIPLPTASLSPQCLSLLHAMVAYDPDTRIAAHQALQHPYFQEQRAAERQALAGHRRAAFPEHAGAPEPPSHGWPMAKEGRKQKAALKQEDAQPRRAGPGYVTELPPLQLPAATKLSSHSSPALPSAFAWGASGTVPRLRPLQRRGPDKQRDARRDAKPHLKPWRLPAIDRKGGGC